TGTAAAATCCTTCATAGAAATGTTTTCCAGATTACATGCATAAACATATCTTTTTTTTGCCATATAGCTTAAAGAAATTAACATGCCAACTAAGGACAGAATCCGCTTGCTGCTTGATCGTTTCAGGTTTGACATTCAAATCCATCTACCCAACTGAATTTGTCATTCGATCATGGATTCAGCGATATTCAGTACCCATTCTAGCGACATATCGCTTACTATGATCTCATATTGCAATGCCTTACCACCCGCATCTTCTTCAATCCAGATCAATTGTCTGTTCTCAGCATTGGAAATATAATACGCCTCATGACCGCGCACATCCAGTTTCTCGATTTTGAATGATTCCGTATCCGGTACATGAATTCGGCTCTTGGTAGTGCCAAAAACGTGAAGCATAAACACTCCCCGATCCGATTGATATGTGATGTTGATGCCTGTAATAACATGATTAGGTTTTAAATCTTTTATCACGACATTGCTTCCGGTCCTTTCGCTTTCTTCAATCATTTCATTTATTTCTTGGTCGGACAGGTTATCGAAGCCGTGAAATACTTTAATATCTTGCACAACCGAGCACGTTGGAAAACGGGGTTGCCAAGGGTGCAGCTTTTCTCTCAAGGCGCCAAAATCTCCCTCCCAATCTCTGGCTGCATAACTCGTTTGTTGAGAAAATTTGTTGTCCTCGGCGTTAGAGATATAAATGCCTTTTCCATCACCTGGCTTCAGATCCATAATAATTTGATGTACCATGCCCTCATCTTCACTAGTCTGAAACTGAATTTTCCCAATTACATCTCCACTCTTGTTTTTAATATCCATGCCTTCAACTCCTCTTTTCAAAGTGTTTTTTTGCGAGAAACTTGGTCATACCACACAGTTGTTTGCTTCATTCATTTATTCTCGATTACCAGGCCAACTCCTTTCGTTGATCAAAAACAAATTCGCTAACAGCATTTCATGCCCATGGATAATTTTTTTGGTACGAGGAAACATTATTTATACTACTTATCCCTGGGAGTGATGTTGTTATGCTGTACCTTATCAGCTTTGTGCTCATGTTTGCTGGCTTAGCCTGTATCAACATTATTTTTTCATATCAAAGCAAGCATATTGACACTCAATTCTGGTCTACGTTTAAATTCCATCTTTGGATGCTGCCTTTGTTTCTCGCTGCTAATCTAAGCGTAGGGTACGGCATCAAATTTGGACTGAAAGCGGTTAGTCAACTGGGCTATGTTCTGGTCATTGCCAAATGCATAGAAGTGCTCATCTCCATATGGATGGGATACTGGTTTATGAAGGAGATCCCTACCTGGAAAACGTGGATTGGGCTTGTGGTCATCATCATCGGTGTTGTACTGGTTAAGCAGAAATAGGAGGTCCAAAAAGGGAGAGCTGCATTGTTTAGAGGGACATAACAGCACGATGCCACACTTGAAGATTTTTCTCAAATTAGGGATCTACCCGATTCTTTTCACAAGAAAACCTATCCTAAAGTTGAAACGTTTTTCAACCAGCCCCACACTGGCCAACTCAGATGGGGGCGATTTTTTACGTATTAGTTACACAATGTCTTTAAAATGGTCTTCTCTCTGTCAACGGTCGATTCAAAGAAATCTTGCTTAATATCTTTTCGAAATACTTCCTTATATCTATCTCTACCAATTTGATCAAAACGTTCTTGTACTCGCATGACATGTTCGTTGTCAGACTTGATCTTCTGCTCAATCTCTTCATACTGTTCAAACGTATCGTATTCCCACATCGCAAAAATCTCACTGGTTTCATCATCCATATGCTGATGCCATCTTCCAATCAATCTCGCTCCGTACTTGAGTTGTGAAGGTAATAGAATATCATTAAATAAAGCATTAAACTCTTCTACGAATGAAGATGCTACAACATATGTCTTCCTCCGATATATCATCACTGCACCCCTCTCGTTAAATTAAAAAACGAACCGGTAAACCATTTCACCATCATATACATCTCCGGTCTCTGAAAACCCCATTTTTTCATATAGCTTTCTGGCGACTTCATTTTCTGCACATACAGTTAAATTCAAACACTTGCTATGGACATAGTTCTCTTTTATATGGCTAATTACCGAATCTATCGTTGCTTTTCCATATCCCCTACCTTGATAACTTACATCGATCATAAAACCATTCAACCAATAGGACCAAGCTGTTGTTTCATCGACAGTGATCATAACAAAACCCACTAACATATCCTCCGTATTATATATGCAAAATGGCAGATACTTGTACTCATCCCCATCGGGACGAATGTGCACTTTCGCTAGAGACACGGCTACTGATGGAACATAATGATTTTGATTGGCATGAACTTGTATGTTTAATGCCTCTTTCCAGTTCTCTCTTGTAGTAGGTATTAATCTGATCACAATAATATCACTCGTTTCATTTCATTTTTTTATTTGGATTAACTCCAATCATCAAAATGCTTCTCAAGGAACCTTACTTCCTTCTCATAATGAGCCAAATGACCCTCTTCAATCATTTTGATAAAAGCTATTTCTCCAGACGCTGCCCGATCAGATAGTGTGGTACACATGAAATGAATTCGAGAAATCACCCACTCCTTCAAATCTGTCGGCACATCCATACCATAAGCCTTAAAAAATAATGCTATACGTCTTTTTCGCTCAGATGCATGGTCCTGTTTATGATATGGAACGACTTCTCTTTCATCTTTCCCCGGTGAAAAGCCTGCAAGCGGTACGGCTGTATACAATGTATATACGATATCCCATAGACGAGGACCAGGCCCGGCCATGTCAAAATCAATGATTCCTACAGGAAGCCGTTCTTTAAACACAACGTTATACAATGCAAAATCATTATGACACACAACTTCATGCTGAGCACTATCTGAATACGCGTTGGATGAAGGCGAAAAAGCTGTAAAATCCAACGTTGCATCATGATAACTTCTCAAAAGTTTAGCGAGTTCGGTTAACGTCTCATCCGACCACATGTAGCGTTCAATTTCTGGATACTCATTTCCCGAAACTACGCCTTCGATATAAGAAAGAACTTCTCTCCCCTGCTCATCGCGTCCCAAGTATTTGGGGGAATTGGGGTAGCCAACCTGTTCAAGATGTTTAAGCAATGCATGTACATATGAATTCGGTTTAGCATCACGACGAACTGTATTTCCAACTTTCGTAACCTTGTTCACATTGCCTCCAGCTAAAAGTTCCTCATGCTCTGACAATTGTACACCTCCTTGATCAGTAATCTGTATCCATTCTAGCTTGGCCTTTAAAGTAAATATCTGGGGTTCAAGTAAAACATTATTATGGATAACTTTTTCGATTTCCATCTCCCTATTCCTGCATAAAAATCCCGCCAAGGTAAACCTCGACGGGATTTCATTATAAAGAATCCGCATAGTTTCATCCAAACCATTCATTAACATTCAAATAACCACTTCGGATTTTTAATTTATCTCCAAATAATCAAGGTAAACATCCCATGTTCCGTCATCCGCTGTCACAACAAGCTGAATCTCCTGGTTTCCGGTCCCATGACTGATATTGTTAAGGGTATAGACCGCAGGACTGCTTCCGCCGAAGTAAAAGGTTCCCTTCGTCTGGCCGCCGATCTTCAAGTCCACTCTGGCCATGTTGGAATTACTTGATGCCCCGCGGAGTGAAAAATTGTGGGTGCCGCTTGCAAAATACTGCGTGTATTTGACCAAATCGTTATTAGCGTACAGAACAACTCCGTTAAATGGCGAGCTGATATTGCCGGTATACTGACCGCCTTTGGTCATATTCTCGGCTTCCACTTTTGTTCCGGTGCTTGGAGGATTAGTCGTGCCTCCATCAGGGGCAACCGCCCGTCCCGTACTCGAAGAGATCATGCCGGAGCAAAGGCCGCGGCTCTTCAGATTTTGCGCAATCTGCGGAATCGCTTGCAGTGTCGTCTGGTATTGATCATGCATCAGAATAACGTCACCACTTTGCATCCTGTTCACTGCGGCTACGATCTGGGCGGTGGAGGCGCCATTCCAGTCCTGGGAATCCACGTTCCACAGCACTTCGGTAAGACCGTTCTGACTGATAACGGATTTCAAGGTTGCGTTGGTCGCGCCGTAAGGCGGTCTGAACAGCTTCGGTGAAGTTCCGGTAATCGACTGGATCGTCTGCTGTGTCCGAGTGATTTCCGAAGACATCTGGGAGCTGCTTAATGTTGTCATATTAGGATGCGTGTAGGAATGGTTACCAATCCACATGCCTGCGGCCACCTGCGCACTAACCAGAGATTGATTGTTTTGCGCGTTCTGTCCCACATTGAACATCGTTGCACGCAAGCCTGCCTGCTTCAGTGCATTGAGCACGTTTGTTGTGTTATTGCTTGGACCATCATCGAACGTCAAACCTACATAACCGTTCGGACAACTGGCATCGGCCGCGTTAGCGGAAGGCAGGTTCGGGATAGTGAACAACGTGCTCAAGAGCGCAACAGACATTACTGCCTTTACAAGTTTTGCTTTGAACATTATAAATACCTCCTCTTCAATATCATGCCAGTATCGTTGTCCGCGGCACTCCCAGCCGCTTCAACTCTCTCAACTACACTAGGGAATTTGAATTTAGCCTCCTCTCTTTCTATTTTCCAACCCTTTAAAAAAGCGCTTTCATAAACATGAGTGCTATTTTCCCTTTAGGTCGAATGAAAGCATTTTCTTCCAGGTGAATCCAGTATAAACGATTTGTTCACTTAAAGTAAATTGAATTTAATCCAAATTATTCTATTTATTCACACCATTCTTCCCTCTGGATACCTCAAGGAAGCCCTTATTGTATGCCTTGCATAATTGCATTAATAATGCCTTGCTGGGTTACGGTGTTGTTGGAACGATTGAACAACGCAAATCCATGCTGTCCATTGTATCCGTTATCCCAATATACCGGAACCATCTTGTACGTTTTAGCTTTTGCTGTAACTGCTTTTGCAAATGCGGCACGATATACATTGTTTGTGGAATCATATGCTGCTTTGTCGATCGCGCCAAATTCGCCGATTACGACAGGATAACCTTGAGTTACAAATTTATCGTACATGGATTTGAACTGCGATTCCAGATAATCCTCTTGCCCCCACGTTGACTTCTTGGCAGGATTGGTGGCAGTGGCTCCCCATTGCGCTATATTTCCGTTTTCCTCGCCTGCAAAATCCCAAGGAGAGTAATAGTGAGCCGAGATCATAATGCGTTTCTGTGAACTAGGGATCGTAGAGGATCTGTACGTGTCTGTTGGAAGATCGAAGCCATAATTGCCAAATTTATTGGCGATTTGCCGCCGATGCCCGACTGTTCCAACCGGTAAAGACCACTGATGCCAACAAAACCAGAGCTAAACTGCAAACGCCGTATTTCTTCATTTTCATAAGCATGTCCAAACCTCCGCTTATATTATTGGTCGTGCAACAAGCAGAACATTTACCATGAACAGATAAAGCCAAAGATACTCTACTTCCATGCCTCCCTTCTATTGTGGGTCATAATCAATGATCAACTCCTATCTACCAGTTCCCATGACGGATAGAAAGGTAGCAAGGTCATTCCTCACCAGAACTAGTCTTCCGGAAAAACAAGTCCCCCTATGATCGATTTTGTGGGTACCTATTTGTTTTATCCTTTCTGGAATTCCCAGGGAATCCAGCAACCAATAGTACAAATCCGACGAAAAATAAGAAGTATACGAGAAAACCCGTGAAACCATTATCGTTTGCGGGGATTAACTCGCGCGTTTTCCCACCTGAAGCGTATCCCGCTTCCACTATGGCCATAGAAATTCTTACCGAGATTCTATCTAAGGTTGAAATAAAAATACTGCTAATCATGAGAACCGCACCCAGGATTTTATTTGTATTGTTCATGAGCTGCCTCCTATCTCACTCTGATTCTTATCTTTCAGTCCATGCTGTTCGGATATATCCCAACTTCATGCCGACATGCTCCATATTGCGATGGCTTTGAGATAAAAATGAACATTGCCCTACCACCAGATTACATTCCTTAATCAAGGCTTCCGTTATTCTTCTATTCAAAAGCTGCTGATGTACCCCCTGATTTCTAAACTCAGGTAATGTTGCTGCAAAGGTTAAGGATGCCTTTTGATTCTTAATAAACAGAACACTTACCGCTGCAGGGACATCATTGACATATGCGATGTAAAATTTCCACCCTGGACGGTGATAAAGAACCTTATTATTCTGGGCGACATAAGGGATACCGTCATCCGACAAACCGGTCCCCCTGCAATGGATGGTCGCGTATAGCTCGAATTGATCCTCTTCAAGTTCTTGAATTCGGATATGTTCTGAGTGATTCTTTTTTTCTTCAGGCTTGATGATCAGAGATGAATGAAATCCCGCTGTATACATGCCTATATCGGTTAAGCGTTTCAAGAAGTTCTGATCCACCACAGATGGAATGACTTCGAACTGAACCTTTCGACCTCGCTGTCTATAAAAATCAATGATAGCATCCAGGTGTTCCAGTTCATTATTTGTTAGCCCCTTCACCGTATTGAACGTGGGCCATGGCATGGTCTTACTGTAGAAACACATGGCATTTCCAAATTGCTGAATCTCAATTCCTTCTGGATTAGAGTCCCGACCTTGTATAGCAAGCATCCGATCTGTCATATAATCGATTTCCGAGAGTTCAATTTCTTTAATCAGATCTAAGGATGGAATCAGTGTATTCATATATTACCTCCATTAAAAATAACAATAGAATTTGCATATGGTTTTATAAAAAAACAGAAAGCAGTCAAGCAATTTCTAACACTCCATCCATAAAAGTAAAACTTTTCCAAATGATTTAATTTTCAATATGTAACCCTCCGCATTGGGTTGAACTTTATTTTTTCACTTTATTTCTACTACTCCGTAGTAAATCAGATCCTCATATCGACCTTCTTTCTTGACATGATCCCTCAGTACGCCTTCTTTTATCATGCCAATCTTCTGTATAACTTGTCCGGATGCCGGGTTAGAAGCAAAGTGTCGCGCATATACCTTATGATATTTTTTCACATCAAAAGCGAAGTCTAACATGGCTTTAGCCGCTTCCGTTGCATAACCTTTTCCCCAAAACGGATGACCCACCCAATAAGATAACTCCCCGTTATCGTAACGTTGTTGATTAGATAATGCTATTGCCCCGTATAAATCACCTGTTTTCCGATCACAAATAGCAAATTCATAACATTTATCCGCATTAAAATTTTCGTTATGGCGCTCTATCCAAGACAATGCACAATCTAATGTATATGGGTAGGGTAATGTGAGGGTACTTTTATAAATGTTGTAGTCATTACATAGTCTCGTAACGGTTTCAGCATCTGCTTTCGTAAATAATCTTAACAGCAACCTCTCTGTGGTCATCGTTTTATTGAGATCGTCGTACACCATACTATCCCCACCTTTTTTTATTAAAATGGATCATTGCACCTTCAAAATGACTGATTTCTGCTTATTTCAATTTTATTTTATATACTACTTCACCATCCTGAATTTCAAATGCCTGATCAATAAATCCTATCTTCTCATATAACGCTCTTGCATGAGCATTACTTTTTTCTGCGGTTAGTGAGATGATTTGGCATTGTGGATGCTTATCCTGAATACTTTCCAGTATCGTATAAAGTGATTTCCTTCCTAATCCTTTTCCTTGATAGTTCTTATCTATTTGAAATCCTCCAATCCAATAATTATCAGTACTAGCTGGTGTGTAGGATAAATAGAAAAAACCGAAAGCTTTATCGCCTTTGCGCAAAAGATATGGATCAAAAGCTGCATCCCAAGGTTTCACGTAGGCATATGCTAAAGATTCGATGACCGTCGGAACAAGATTGACTTGCGTTTCAAGTAGAGATATTGCGATCGCTTCTTCCCAATTCGTTTTATCGATTGGCTCTATAGTAATTGGATTCATTCAAATATCCCTTTCGTTTGCCGAATTATATTTCGTTGGAGTAGTTTAATGACTTACTTGAGTCCATATTGTTTTGCTATGATTCAAGATACCTTCACCCATATGTTATTCAGAGAACTCAACTAGAATGGGATGAGTGCTCTCATCCAATGCTTTGTGAATTCTCTCCTTGAAATTCCCCCAGGTTATCATTTCATTGGCTTGTTCTAGTGTAAAAAAACCAACCTCATCACTTTCACTACTTGTAGTTAGAGTTCCTCCAATCGGTTTTCCAGTGAATATATGGTTACATACTCCCCGCGTAGTATTCTGATATAGGCCACAAAACTTAATAAGTTCAATATCAATTCCAGTCTCTTCCTTCACCTCTCGAATAGCAGCTTGTGTGATGGTCTCACCTTCTTCCACACAGCCTTGAGGCATTTCCCAACCTCTCCTTCCCTTCATAAGTAAGATTTCATCGTTCTCATTAAGGACAATCACACTTGCAGACACAATAAATTTCATTTAAAGTCCTCCTTCTCAAGATTTAGATTTCATAGCCCCATATCTAATCCACATTTTAAATTCCCTCTAGATATCCAATATCTTTGTCGTTCATAGTTTCTTTTGTAGCAATACTTCTTCCGTTCTGGCATAGTTTGATTTTACGTATGTCTTTATAGCCCTTTCATTTCTTTGGCCTGTCAGAATCTTTACACTGGTAACACCTCGTTCTCTAAGTTCCTCCTCTATAAAAGCAATTAGCAACGTAGCCAATCCTCTTCTCCGGGCAACTTCGGCAATATACATTTCTGTGATTTCTCCCTGGAGTCCACGATAACAAAAAGATTTAAAATATTGAGCACAAGCAAATCCAACTGCCTGGCCGTCAATCAACTCATTAGATAAAGCAAGGCTCTCTTTTACTTCTTCTAAGGTTGTACCTACTCCATTAAAAGCATCATTGAGCTTAAGAAGGTCCTCTGCATCATTTCCGTTCGCCCATCGTATATGAATGTTCTCTTCTTGCATCACGTAACCTCCAATAATAATAGCGAACAGGAATTAATGATCCGGATAGGTTTCTTTCAAAAACCTGATGGATTGGTTGATCAACGCTTTTAATACATCTGTATCGATATCTGCAACTTTATTGATGTAAACACAAGCTTTTCCTGTAGTATGTTTTCCAAAGTCCCTTAATAGATCCTCTCGCTCTGCATCACCTGTCGCAAAATACAAACTGATTTTTGCTTTTCGGGGAGAAAAGCCCACCAATGGTGCATCTCCTTCGTGACCAGAAACATATTTATAATGATAAGCACCAAATCCGATAATACTCGGTCCCCACATCTTTGCTTTGTACCCTGTTGTTTCAGTGAAAATATCCAGTAGTTGATACGCGTCTTCACGCTTTTTGGGATTCTCAACACTTTCAATAAACTCAATGACACTGTTGTCTGTTTCTTTTGTTTTAAGTTTGTACATTGATAAAATCTCCCTTCATGTCTTTCGTAGCTTTAACGCAGGAAAAAGACTTAATATCAGACCAACAATCAGAAACAATATCCATTGTTCGTAACTAATGATTAGAATCAGTTCCCAAAAGCTTGCCGGCCCGGAGTTTGGTTCATCACTGTAGGGATAGGCAAAGATAGCTGGTATTACTCCAAGGGCTATAAAAACTATTCCAATGGTCAAAGAAAGAAAATAAATAGCTTTCTTCATAGTCATCACGCCCTCAAATAATCAGGAAGTCTTATCATGAAGCGTTCACTATTTCTATTAAATTGATATTGTTCATATAATTCATGTGCATCTAATGTTCCGAGTAACCCCATTAAATCTTTAAAGCGATCCGATTGTGTTATCACTTCAATTAGTTTCTTACCAAGTCCTTGGCCCCTATATTCCTCATGAATAAAAACATCACAAAGCCAATACATTGTCGCATCATCTGTGACAACCCTTGCAAAACCAACTTGAATTTCTTCCTTATAAATCCCAAAACATACTGAAGAATGGATGGACTTCTCAATTTTTTCATCGGATCTCTTATTGGCCCAATAGCTTCTAGCTAAGAAACCCTTTACCGCAGGGATA
Above is a window of Paenibacillus sp. E222 DNA encoding:
- a CDS encoding GNAT family N-acetyltransferase, whose product is MVYDDLNKTMTTERLLLRLFTKADAETVTRLCNDYNIYKSTLTLPYPYTLDCALSWIERHNENFNADKCYEFAICDRKTGDLYGAIALSNQQRYDNGELSYWVGHPFWGKGYATEAAKAMLDFAFDVKKYHKVYARHFASNPASGQVIQKIGMIKEGVLRDHVKKEGRYEDLIYYGVVEIK
- a CDS encoding polysaccharide deacetylase family protein produces the protein MFKAKLVKAVMSVALLSTLFTIPNLPSANAADASCPNGYVGLTFDDGPSNNTTNVLNALKQAGLRATMFNVGQNAQNNQSLVSAQVAAGMWIGNHSYTHPNMTTLSSSQMSSEITRTQQTIQSITGTSPKLFRPPYGATNATLKSVISQNGLTEVLWNVDSQDWNGASTAQIVAAVNRMQSGDVILMHDQYQTTLQAIPQIAQNLKSRGLCSGMISSSTGRAVAPDGGTTNPPSTGTKVEAENMTKGGQYTGNISSPFNGVVLYANNDLVKYTQYFASGTHNFSLRGASSNSNMARVDLKIGGQTKGTFYFGGSSPAVYTLNNISHGTGNQEIQLVVTADDGTWDVYLDYLEIN
- a CDS encoding GNAT family N-acetyltransferase, with the translated sequence MDFIYGKYLISDNKELMDIPAVKGFLARSYWANKRSDEKIEKSIHSSVCFGIYKEEIQVGFARVVTDDATMYWLCDVFIHEEYRGQGLGKKLIEVITQSDRFKDLMGLLGTLDAHELYEQYQFNRNSERFMIRLPDYLRA
- a CDS encoding GNAT family N-acetyltransferase, whose translation is MQEENIHIRWANGNDAEDLLKLNDAFNGVGTTLEEVKESLALSNELIDGQAVGFACAQYFKSFCYRGLQGEITEMYIAEVARRRGLATLLIAFIEEELRERGVTSVKILTGQRNERAIKTYVKSNYARTEEVLLQKKL
- a CDS encoding GNAT family N-acetyltransferase, with amino-acid sequence MNPITIEPIDKTNWEEAIAISLLETQVNLVPTVIESLAYAYVKPWDAAFDPYLLRKGDKAFGFFYLSYTPASTDNYWIGGFQIDKNYQGKGLGRKSLYTILESIQDKHPQCQIISLTAEKSNAHARALYEKIGFIDQAFEIQDGEVVYKIKLK
- a CDS encoding glycoside hydrolase family 5 protein, with product MANKFGNYGFDLPTDTYRSSTIPSSQKRIMISAHYYSPWDFAGEENGNIAQWGATATNPAKKSTWGQEDYLESQFKSMYDKFVTQGYPVVIGEFGAIDKAAYDSTNNVYRAAFAKAVTAKAKTYKMVPVYWDNGYNGQHGFALFNRSNNTVTQQGIINAIMQGIQ
- a CDS encoding aminoglycoside phosphotransferase family protein; protein product: MLMNGLDETMRILYNEIPSRFTLAGFLCRNREMEIEKVIHNNVLLEPQIFTLKAKLEWIQITDQGGVQLSEHEELLAGGNVNKVTKVGNTVRRDAKPNSYVHALLKHLEQVGYPNSPKYLGRDEQGREVLSYIEGVVSGNEYPEIERYMWSDETLTELAKLLRSYHDATLDFTAFSPSSNAYSDSAQHEVVCHNDFALYNVVFKERLPVGIIDFDMAGPGPRLWDIVYTLYTAVPLAGFSPGKDEREVVPYHKQDHASERKRRIALFFKAYGMDVPTDLKEWVISRIHFMCTTLSDRAASGEIAFIKMIEEGHLAHYEKEVRFLEKHFDDWS
- a CDS encoding DUF4367 domain-containing protein, with amino-acid sequence MDIKNKSGDVIGKIQFQTSEDEGMVHQIIMDLKPGDGKGIYISNAEDNKFSQQTSYAARDWEGDFGALREKLHPWQPRFPTCSVVQDIKVFHGFDNLSDQEINEMIEESERTGSNVVIKDLKPNHVITGINITYQSDRGVFMLHVFGTTKSRIHVPDTESFKIEKLDVRGHEAYYISNAENRQLIWIEEDAGGKALQYEIIVSDMSLEWVLNIAESMIE
- a CDS encoding NUDIX hydrolase is translated as MKFIVSASVIVLNENDEILLMKGRRGWEMPQGCVEEGETITQAAIREVKEETGIDIELIKFCGLYQNTTRGVCNHIFTGKPIGGTLTTSSESDEVGFFTLEQANEMITWGNFKERIHKALDESTHPILVEFSE
- a CDS encoding N-acetyltransferase; translated protein: MVIRLIPTTRENWKEALNIQVHANQNHYVPSVAVSLAKVHIRPDGDEYKYLPFCIYNTEDMLVGFVMITVDETTAWSYWLNGFMIDVSYQGRGYGKATIDSVISHIKENYVHSKCLNLTVCAENEVARKLYEKMGFSETGDVYDGEMVYRFVF
- a CDS encoding GNAT family N-acetyltransferase, which translates into the protein MNTLIPSLDLIKEIELSEIDYMTDRMLAIQGRDSNPEGIEIQQFGNAMCFYSKTMPWPTFNTVKGLTNNELEHLDAIIDFYRQRGRKVQFEVIPSVVDQNFLKRLTDIGMYTAGFHSSLIIKPEEKKNHSEHIRIQELEEDQFELYATIHCRGTGLSDDGIPYVAQNNKVLYHRPGWKFYIAYVNDVPAAVSVLFIKNQKASLTFAATLPEFRNQGVHQQLLNRRITEALIKECNLVVGQCSFLSQSHRNMEHVGMKLGYIRTAWTER
- a CDS encoding NIPSNAP family protein, which encodes MIYRRKTYVVASSFVEEFNALFNDILLPSQLKYGARLIGRWHQHMDDETSEIFAMWEYDTFEQYEEIEQKIKSDNEHVMRVQERFDQIGRDRYKEVFRKDIKQDFFESTVDREKTILKTLCN
- a CDS encoding DUF1801 domain-containing protein, with product MYKLKTKETDNSVIEFIESVENPKKREDAYQLLDIFTETTGYKAKMWGPSIIGFGAYHYKYVSGHEGDAPLVGFSPRKAKISLYFATGDAEREDLLRDFGKHTTGKACVYINKVADIDTDVLKALINQSIRFLKETYPDH